One Streptomyces sp. NBC_00102 DNA segment encodes these proteins:
- a CDS encoding P-II family nitrogen regulator translates to MKLITAVVKPHRLDEIKEALQAFGIQGLTVTEASGYGRQRGHTEVYRGAEYTVDLVPKIRIEVLVEDEDSEQLIDVVVKAARTGKIGDGKVWSVPVETAVRVRTGERGPDAL, encoded by the coding sequence ATGAAGCTCATCACGGCGGTCGTGAAGCCCCACCGGCTGGACGAGATCAAGGAGGCCCTGCAGGCCTTCGGCATCCAGGGGCTGACGGTGACCGAGGCCAGCGGCTACGGTCGCCAGCGCGGACACACCGAGGTCTACCGCGGTGCCGAGTACACCGTCGACCTCGTACCGAAGATCCGCATCGAGGTCCTCGTCGAGGACGAGGACTCCGAACAGCTCATCGACGTCGTCGTGAAGGCGGCCCGCACCGGCAAGATCGGTGACGGCAAGGTCTGGAGCGTGCCGGTCGAGACGGCGGTCCGTGTACGGACCGGCGAACGCGGCCCGGACGCTCTCTGA
- a CDS encoding ammonium transporter has product MPPGITTLAADTPQLSAANTGFMLICSALVMLMTPALAFFYGGMVRVKSSLNMLMMSFISLGIVTILWVLYGFSLAFGTDAGSIIGWSSDYVGLSGIGLNELWDGYTIPVYVFAVFQLMFAIITPALISGALADRVKFTAWALFITLWVTVVYFPVAHWVWGAGGWLFELGVIDFAGGTAVHINAGAAALGVILVIGKRVGFKRDPMRPHSLPLVMLGAGLLWFGWFGFNAGSWLGNDDGVGAVMFVNTQVATAAAMLAWLGYEKLRHGSFTTLGAASGAVAGLVAITPSGGAVSPLGAIAVGAIAGLLCAMAVGLKYKFGYDDSLDVVGVHLVGGVVGSLLIGFFATGGVQSDAKGLFYGGGLDQLGKQAVGVFSVLAYSLVVSAVLAFLIDKTIGMRVAEDDEISGIDQVEHAETAYDFSGAGGGAASRTAAPVLDTPAAPTKKVDA; this is encoded by the coding sequence ATGCCCCCAGGCATCACGACGCTTGCCGCAGACACCCCTCAGCTGTCTGCCGCCAACACCGGGTTCATGCTCATCTGCTCGGCCCTGGTGATGCTCATGACCCCGGCCCTGGCCTTCTTCTACGGAGGCATGGTCCGCGTCAAGAGCAGCCTGAACATGCTGATGATGAGCTTCATCAGCCTCGGGATCGTGACGATCCTGTGGGTGCTCTACGGATTCAGCCTCGCCTTCGGCACCGACGCCGGCTCCATCATCGGCTGGTCGTCCGACTACGTCGGCCTCAGCGGCATCGGACTGAACGAGCTCTGGGACGGCTACACCATCCCGGTGTACGTCTTCGCCGTCTTCCAGCTGATGTTCGCCATCATCACCCCCGCCCTGATCAGCGGTGCTCTCGCCGACCGCGTGAAGTTCACCGCCTGGGCGCTCTTCATCACCCTCTGGGTGACCGTGGTCTACTTCCCCGTCGCCCACTGGGTCTGGGGTGCCGGCGGCTGGCTCTTCGAGCTGGGCGTCATCGACTTCGCCGGTGGTACGGCCGTCCACATCAACGCGGGTGCCGCCGCCCTCGGCGTGATCCTCGTGATCGGCAAGCGCGTCGGCTTCAAGCGTGACCCGATGCGGCCGCACAGCCTGCCGCTCGTCATGCTCGGCGCCGGTCTCCTGTGGTTCGGCTGGTTCGGCTTCAACGCAGGTTCCTGGCTCGGCAACGACGACGGCGTCGGCGCCGTGATGTTCGTCAACACGCAGGTCGCCACCGCCGCCGCCATGCTCGCCTGGCTCGGATACGAGAAGCTGCGCCACGGCTCCTTCACCACCCTCGGTGCCGCCTCCGGCGCCGTCGCCGGCCTCGTCGCCATCACCCCCTCGGGCGGTGCGGTCAGCCCGCTCGGCGCCATCGCCGTCGGTGCCATCGCGGGTCTCCTCTGCGCCATGGCCGTCGGCCTGAAGTACAAGTTCGGCTACGACGACTCGCTCGACGTCGTCGGAGTCCACCTCGTCGGCGGTGTCGTCGGCTCCCTGCTCATCGGGTTCTTCGCCACCGGCGGGGTCCAGTCCGACGCCAAGGGCCTCTTCTACGGCGGCGGTCTCGACCAGCTCGGCAAGCAGGCCGTAGGAGTCTTCTCCGTCCTGGCCTACTCTCTGGTGGTGTCCGCGGTCCTCGCCTTCCTGATCGACAAGACGATCGGGATGCGGGTCGCCGAGGACGACGAGATCTCCGGCATCGACCAGGTCGAACACGCCGAGACCGCGTACGACTTCAGTGGAGCCGGCGGCGGCGCGGCCTCCCGCACCGCGGCACCGGTTCTGGACACCCCGGCAGCTCCGACCAAGAAGGTGGACGCATGA
- a CDS encoding [protein-PII] uridylyltransferase — MTSTEVTTETEDSGPSGYAAARLRLLQQEARSGPPRRSALARLTDDWLNGLFTAAAEHAGVRGAALVAVGGYGRGELSPRSDLDLLLLHDGSADAAAVSALADRLWYPVWDLGLALDHSVRTPPEARKAAGEDLKVHLGLLDARAVAGDVGLVTALRTHVLADWRNQAPKRLPALHELCQERAERMGELQFLLEPDLKEARGGLRDATALRAVAASWVADAPREGLGEARRVLLDTRDALHLVTGRATDRLALQEQDQVAEALGLLDADALLRQVYEAARTVSYASDVTWREVDRVLRARSTRPRLRAMLGGARPAPERTPLAEGVVEADGEVVLARSARPERDPVLTLRAAAAAAESGLPLSRHLVRHLAGAAAPLSVPWPPEAREELVTLLGAGEATVAVWEALEAEGIVTRLLPDWERVHCRPQRNAVHTWTVDRHLVETAVRAASLTRRVGRPDLLLVAALLHDIGKGWPGDHSVAGEVIARDMATRIGFDKADVAVVATLVRQHLLLIETATRRDLDDPDTVSSVAEAVGSPSTLELLHALTEADALATGPAAWSTWRASLVDDLVGRVAAVLAGEAPADPGPAVPDAEQERLAVEALRTREPVLALHTQPEPPSETGEPGPVGVELLIALPDRPGVLPAVAGVLALHRLTVRAADLRAVELPTELGESADLLLLSWRVAAEYGALPQASRLRADLLRVLDGGLDIQARLAERESAYPRRRGIKAPPPRVTVASAASRQATVIEVRAQDAPGLLHRIGQALEDSAVRVRSAHVATLGANAVDTVYVTRVDGTVLSDEEAATVAKSLETALR; from the coding sequence GTGACGAGTACCGAAGTGACCACCGAAACCGAAGACTCGGGACCCAGCGGCTACGCGGCGGCCCGGCTGCGCCTCCTCCAGCAGGAGGCGCGGTCCGGGCCGCCGCGCCGTTCGGCCCTCGCCCGCCTCACGGACGACTGGCTGAACGGCCTCTTCACCGCGGCGGCCGAACACGCGGGCGTACGCGGCGCGGCCCTCGTCGCCGTCGGCGGCTACGGCCGCGGTGAACTCTCCCCGCGCAGCGACCTCGATCTGCTCCTGCTCCACGACGGCTCGGCCGACGCCGCGGCCGTCTCCGCACTCGCGGACCGCCTGTGGTACCCCGTCTGGGACCTGGGCCTCGCGCTCGACCACTCCGTACGCACCCCGCCGGAGGCACGCAAAGCCGCCGGCGAAGACCTCAAGGTCCACCTCGGCCTGCTGGACGCCCGCGCGGTCGCCGGCGACGTGGGCCTCGTCACCGCGCTGCGCACCCACGTCCTCGCCGACTGGCGCAACCAGGCTCCCAAGCGGCTGCCCGCCCTCCACGAGCTCTGCCAGGAACGGGCCGAACGCATGGGCGAGCTCCAGTTCCTCCTCGAACCCGACCTCAAGGAGGCCCGCGGCGGCCTCCGCGACGCCACCGCCCTGCGCGCCGTCGCCGCCTCCTGGGTGGCCGACGCCCCCCGCGAAGGACTCGGAGAAGCCCGCCGCGTCCTCCTCGACACCCGCGACGCCCTGCACCTCGTGACCGGCCGGGCCACCGACCGGCTCGCCCTCCAGGAACAGGACCAGGTCGCCGAGGCGCTCGGCCTGCTCGACGCCGACGCCCTGCTCCGCCAGGTGTACGAGGCCGCCCGTACCGTCAGTTACGCCTCCGACGTCACCTGGCGCGAGGTCGACCGCGTCCTGCGCGCCCGCTCGACGCGGCCCCGGCTGCGCGCGATGCTCGGCGGCGCCAGGCCCGCGCCCGAACGCACCCCGCTCGCCGAAGGGGTGGTCGAGGCGGACGGCGAGGTCGTCCTCGCCCGCTCCGCCCGTCCTGAGCGCGACCCCGTGCTGACCCTGCGGGCGGCGGCGGCCGCCGCCGAGTCCGGGCTCCCGCTCTCCCGGCACCTGGTGCGCCACCTCGCCGGAGCGGCCGCACCCCTCTCCGTACCCTGGCCGCCCGAGGCACGCGAGGAGCTGGTCACCCTGCTCGGTGCGGGCGAGGCGACCGTCGCGGTGTGGGAGGCCCTCGAAGCGGAGGGCATCGTCACCCGGCTGCTGCCCGACTGGGAGCGCGTCCACTGCCGGCCCCAGCGCAACGCCGTGCACACCTGGACCGTCGACCGCCACCTCGTCGAGACCGCCGTCCGCGCCGCCTCCCTGACCCGCCGCGTCGGCCGCCCCGACCTGCTCCTGGTCGCCGCCCTGCTGCACGACATCGGCAAGGGCTGGCCCGGCGACCACTCCGTCGCCGGCGAGGTCATCGCCCGCGACATGGCCACCCGCATCGGCTTCGACAAGGCCGACGTCGCCGTCGTCGCCACCCTCGTACGGCAGCACCTGCTGCTCATCGAGACCGCGACCCGCCGCGACCTGGACGACCCCGACACCGTCTCCTCGGTCGCCGAGGCCGTCGGCTCCCCGTCCACCCTGGAGCTGCTCCACGCGCTCACCGAAGCCGACGCGCTGGCCACCGGACCCGCCGCCTGGAGCACCTGGCGCGCCTCCCTCGTCGACGACCTCGTCGGACGGGTGGCGGCCGTCCTGGCCGGCGAGGCACCCGCCGACCCCGGGCCCGCCGTGCCCGACGCCGAACAGGAGCGCCTCGCCGTCGAGGCGCTGCGCACCCGCGAACCCGTCCTCGCCCTGCACACCCAGCCCGAGCCGCCCTCCGAGACCGGCGAACCGGGACCGGTCGGCGTCGAACTCCTCATCGCGCTGCCGGACCGGCCCGGGGTCCTGCCCGCCGTCGCCGGGGTGCTCGCCCTGCACCGCCTCACCGTCCGCGCCGCCGACCTGCGTGCCGTCGAGCTCCCCACCGAGCTGGGCGAGTCCGCCGACCTGCTGCTGCTCAGCTGGCGGGTGGCCGCCGAGTACGGAGCGCTGCCGCAGGCGTCCCGGCTCCGCGCCGACCTCCTGCGGGTGCTCGACGGGGGGCTGGACATCCAGGCCCGCCTCGCCGAACGCGAGTCCGCCTATCCCCGGCGGCGCGGCATCAAGGCCCCGCCGCCCCGGGTCACGGTCGCCTCCGCCGCCTCGCGCCAGGCCACGGTCATCGAGGTCCGCGCGCAGGACGCCCCGGGGCTGCTGCACCGGATCGGCCAGGCCCTGGAGGACAGCGCGGTACGGGTGCGCTCGGCCCACGTCGCGACGCTGGGCGCCAACGCGGTGGACACCGTGTACGTCACACGCGTGGACGGGACGGTCCTCTCCGACGAGGAGGCCGCCACCGTGGCGAAGTCTCTGGAG